One stretch of Ornithinimicrobium ciconiae DNA includes these proteins:
- a CDS encoding superoxide dismutase translates to MADYALPDLPYDYGALAPHISGEIMELHHSKHHNAYVTGANTALEKLAEARDKDSFDSVNMLSKNLAFNLAGHVNHTVFWPNMSPDGGDKPVGELASAIDDTFGSFDAFRAHFTANALGIQGSGWSILAWDTLGEKLILCQLYDHQGNLSAGLVPLLMLDMWEHAFYLQYKNVKADYVKAWWNIANWADVQERFEGARTKTAGLITPQA, encoded by the coding sequence GTGGCTGACTATGCACTTCCCGACCTTCCGTACGACTATGGCGCCCTCGCACCGCACATCTCGGGCGAGATCATGGAGCTGCACCACTCCAAGCACCACAACGCCTATGTCACGGGCGCCAACACGGCGCTGGAGAAGTTGGCAGAGGCCCGCGACAAGGACTCCTTCGACTCCGTCAACATGCTGTCCAAGAACCTCGCGTTCAACCTGGCCGGCCACGTCAACCACACGGTCTTCTGGCCGAACATGTCCCCGGACGGTGGCGACAAGCCGGTCGGCGAGCTCGCTTCCGCGATCGACGACACCTTCGGCAGCTTCGACGCCTTCCGCGCGCACTTCACCGCCAACGCACTGGGCATCCAGGGCTCCGGCTGGTCGATCCTGGCCTGGGACACCCTCGGCGAGAAGCTGATCCTCTGCCAGCTCTATGACCACCAGGGCAACCTGTCCGCCGGCCTGGTGCCGCTGCTGATGCTGGACATGTGGGAGCACGCCTTCTACCTGCAGTACAAGAACGTCAAGGCCGACTACGTCAAGGCCTGGTGGAACATCGCCAACTGGGCGGACGTGCAGGAGCGCTTTGAGGGCGCTCGCACCAAGACTGCTGGCCTGATCACGCCCCAGGCCTGA
- a CDS encoding TatD family hydrolase, translating to MTDSRRDQPPPAPEPLPIPVVDNHCHLDIGRDGPAAALADQISAATRVGVDRLVQIGCDLDSARWTVGILDEHPALLGGVAIHPNEAPGHHAQGELDEALTEIESLAAHPRVRVIGESGLDYYRTGPEGVDAQHESFRAHIEIARRTGLALQIHDRDAHEDVLRILAEQDSPERVVLHCFSGDMDMARECVRRGYYLSFAGTVTFKNARSLRDALAVTPLDHLLVETDAPYLTPSPHRGQINAPYLIPHTVRAMAETLNVAVPTLCEALSANSEQVYGPW from the coding sequence ATGACGGACTCCCGGCGGGATCAGCCACCGCCCGCACCCGAGCCGCTGCCGATCCCCGTGGTGGACAACCACTGCCACCTGGACATCGGCCGGGACGGTCCGGCGGCGGCGCTCGCGGACCAGATTTCCGCTGCCACACGGGTGGGTGTTGACCGACTCGTGCAGATCGGGTGTGACCTGGACAGCGCCCGCTGGACGGTCGGCATACTCGATGAGCACCCTGCTCTCCTGGGAGGCGTGGCCATCCACCCCAACGAGGCGCCGGGGCACCACGCGCAGGGGGAGCTCGACGAGGCCCTCACCGAGATCGAGTCGCTGGCGGCGCACCCGCGGGTGCGGGTGATCGGTGAGAGCGGCCTAGACTACTACCGCACCGGTCCAGAGGGCGTTGATGCCCAGCACGAGTCCTTCCGGGCGCACATCGAGATCGCCCGACGGACCGGCCTCGCGCTGCAGATCCACGACCGGGACGCGCACGAGGACGTGCTGCGCATCCTGGCCGAGCAGGACTCGCCGGAGCGCGTCGTGCTGCACTGCTTCTCCGGGGACATGGACATGGCCCGGGAGTGTGTGCGGCGTGGCTACTATCTGTCCTTCGCGGGCACCGTCACCTTCAAGAACGCCCGGAGCCTCCGGGACGCCCTCGCCGTGACCCCGCTGGACCATCTGCTCGTGGAGACCGACGCCCCCTATCTGACGCCCAGCCCGCACCGCGGACAGATCAATGCGCCCTATCTGATCCCGCACACCGTGCGCGCCATGGCGGAGACGCTCAACGTCGCGGTGCCCACGCTCTGCGAGGCGTTGTCGGCCAACTCCGAGCAGGTCTACGGACCCTGGTAG
- the rsmA gene encoding 16S rRNA (adenine(1518)-N(6)/adenine(1519)-N(6))-dimethyltransferase RsmA: MEQPQDETLAQAVLLGPAEIRDLAARLGVRPTKSWGQNFVIDANTVRKIVRQAGVGPQDVVVEVGPGLGSLTLALLHTVDRVTAIEIDPALAAQLPQTVAEMAPQHAERLTVLQQDALRVTELPDPQPTALVANLPYNVAVPVVLHLLESLPTLEKVLVMVQLEVAERLAAGPGGRVYGVPSVKASWYAEVSPAGRIGRNVFWPAPNVDSGLVRMVRRDPPVTTADRREVFAVIDAAFAQRRKTLRAALAGWAGSPVLAEEALRRAGVDPQARGERLTIEQFAAIAEARRDSGASSVHA, encoded by the coding sequence ATGGAGCAGCCCCAGGACGAGACGCTGGCGCAGGCCGTCCTGCTGGGGCCTGCGGAGATCCGTGACCTGGCCGCCCGGCTGGGGGTGCGCCCCACCAAGTCCTGGGGCCAGAACTTCGTCATCGACGCCAACACCGTCCGCAAGATCGTCCGGCAGGCAGGGGTGGGCCCACAGGACGTGGTGGTCGAGGTCGGGCCCGGTCTCGGCTCCCTGACCCTGGCGCTGCTGCACACCGTGGACCGGGTCACCGCGATCGAGATCGACCCTGCCCTGGCTGCCCAGCTCCCGCAGACGGTGGCCGAGATGGCGCCGCAGCACGCAGAGCGCCTCACGGTGCTCCAGCAGGACGCCCTGCGGGTCACCGAGCTGCCGGACCCGCAGCCGACCGCGCTGGTGGCCAACCTGCCCTACAACGTGGCGGTGCCCGTGGTGCTCCATCTCCTGGAGTCGCTGCCGACCCTGGAGAAGGTCCTGGTCATGGTCCAGCTGGAGGTCGCGGAGCGGCTCGCGGCCGGGCCGGGGGGTCGGGTCTACGGCGTGCCCAGCGTCAAGGCCTCCTGGTATGCCGAGGTCTCACCTGCGGGTCGGATCGGGCGCAACGTCTTCTGGCCAGCACCCAACGTGGACTCCGGACTGGTGCGCATGGTGCGCCGCGATCCGCCGGTCACCACTGCCGACCGGCGCGAGGTCTTTGCCGTGATCGACGCCGCCTTCGCCCAGCGTCGCAAGACCCTCCGCGCGGCTCTGGCCGGGTGGGCCGGGTCACCGGTCCTGGCCGAGGAGGCACTGCGCAGGGCAGGGGTGGACCCGCAGGCCCGGGGAGAGCGGCTGACGATCGAGCAGTTCGCCGCGATCGCAGAGGCACGCCGGGACAGCGGTGCTTCGAGCGTTCACGCATAG
- a CDS encoding succinate dehydrogenase cytochrome b subunit has protein sequence MATSTIAAGKRPKTRSILLKTVMAVTGLIFVGFILAHMYGNLMIFAGKEDFNEYAHHLREFGTPMLPYAGFLWVMRITLVVSLVLHAGSAFALWHRAGQARTTQYLARKGQWATFVKRSMRWGGVALLIFVVFHILHFTTNTIQIGGDYDNPADRLVASFGEWWAVLIYLFAVAALGMHLLHGIWSAGMTLGLNTSLDAAERLRLAAILVAVVVVVGFALPPVAILLGLIP, from the coding sequence GTGGCCACCTCAACAATCGCCGCGGGCAAGCGGCCCAAGACGCGGAGCATCCTGCTCAAGACGGTGATGGCCGTCACCGGGCTGATCTTCGTCGGGTTCATCCTCGCGCACATGTACGGCAACCTGATGATCTTCGCCGGCAAGGAGGACTTCAACGAGTACGCGCACCACCTGCGCGAGTTCGGGACCCCGATGCTGCCCTATGCCGGCTTCCTGTGGGTCATGCGCATCACGCTGGTGGTCAGCCTCGTGCTGCACGCGGGCTCGGCGTTTGCGCTGTGGCACCGTGCCGGCCAGGCACGCACCACCCAGTATCTCGCACGCAAGGGTCAGTGGGCGACCTTCGTCAAGCGTTCCATGCGCTGGGGTGGCGTGGCGCTGCTGATCTTCGTGGTCTTCCACATCCTGCACTTCACGACCAACACCATCCAGATCGGTGGTGACTACGACAACCCCGCCGACCGTCTGGTGGCCAGCTTCGGTGAGTGGTGGGCCGTGCTGATCTATCTGTTCGCCGTCGCCGCCCTGGGCATGCACCTGCTCCACGGCATCTGGTCGGCGGGCATGACCCTGGGCCTGAACACCAGCCTCGACGCCGCTGAGCGCCTGCGTCTCGCCGCGATCCTGGTGGCCGTGGTCGTGGTGGTCGGCTTCGCGCTGCCCCCGGTGGCGATCCTCCTCGGGTTGATCCCATGA
- a CDS encoding succinate dehydrogenase/fumarate reductase iron-sulfur subunit, whose product MKLTLKIWRQNGPDDKGGAVTYPIDGVSEDMSFLEMLDVLNEELIAKGEEPVAFDSDCREGICGMCGVMINGEAHGPERVATCQLHMRSFRDGDEIVIEPWRADAFPVIKDLCVDRGSFDRIIQAGGYISANTGSAPDAHATPVPKNDADRAFMAAECIGCGACVAACPNGSASLFLGAKITHLGEFPQGQPERDARVMSMTAQHDHEGFGGCTNLGECSRACPKGIPLNVISQMNGDLLRSLRHQS is encoded by the coding sequence GTGAAGCTAACCCTGAAGATCTGGCGGCAGAACGGCCCGGACGACAAGGGCGGCGCGGTCACCTATCCGATCGACGGCGTGTCCGAGGACATGTCCTTCCTTGAGATGCTCGACGTGCTCAACGAGGAGCTGATCGCCAAGGGCGAGGAGCCGGTCGCCTTTGACAGCGACTGCCGTGAGGGCATCTGCGGCATGTGCGGCGTGATGATCAACGGCGAGGCGCACGGCCCCGAGCGGGTCGCCACCTGCCAGCTGCACATGCGGTCCTTCCGCGACGGCGACGAGATCGTCATCGAGCCCTGGCGCGCGGATGCGTTCCCGGTCATCAAGGACCTGTGTGTCGACCGCGGCTCATTCGACCGGATCATCCAGGCCGGTGGCTACATCTCGGCCAACACCGGCTCGGCCCCGGACGCCCACGCCACACCGGTGCCGAAGAACGACGCCGACCGCGCGTTCATGGCCGCCGAGTGCATCGGCTGTGGCGCCTGCGTCGCAGCCTGTCCGAACGGCTCGGCCAGCCTGTTCCTGGGTGCCAAGATCACCCACCTCGGCGAGTTCCCGCAGGGCCAGCCCGAGCGGGACGCGCGGGTCATGTCGATGACCGCCCAGCACGACCACGAGGGTTTCGGCGGGTGCACCAACCTGGGTGAGTGCTCCCGCGCCTGCCCCAAGGGCATCCCGCTCAACGTCATCTCGCAGATGAACGGCGACCTGCTCCGCTCCCTGCGGCACCAGTCCTAA
- a CDS encoding DUF4126 domain-containing protein, whose amino-acid sequence MLAALTGAGLSAAAGLNAYIPFLIVALMARFSDVITLPEQFAWIESEWAIGGAAVLLLGEVVFDKIPVVDHINDAVGTFIRPASGGLIFAATQAAEDFEQGSSFMADNPWIGVVLGIVTAGLVHTGKAVTRPVVNASTMGIGAPLVSTAEDTASVGLSIVAIFFPIIVFVLLILMLWGGIVLWRKARQRTREREAAVTAYYG is encoded by the coding sequence ATGCTCGCTGCACTTACTGGCGCCGGACTGTCCGCAGCTGCGGGCCTCAACGCCTATATCCCGTTCCTGATCGTGGCCTTGATGGCCCGGTTTTCCGACGTCATCACTCTGCCCGAGCAGTTCGCCTGGATCGAGTCCGAGTGGGCCATCGGCGGGGCCGCCGTCCTGCTCCTCGGAGAGGTGGTCTTCGACAAGATCCCGGTGGTCGATCACATCAACGACGCCGTCGGCACCTTCATCCGCCCTGCCTCCGGCGGTCTGATCTTCGCTGCCACGCAGGCCGCAGAGGACTTCGAGCAGGGGTCCTCCTTCATGGCGGACAACCCGTGGATCGGCGTCGTCCTCGGCATCGTGACGGCAGGTCTGGTCCACACCGGCAAGGCAGTCACCCGCCCGGTGGTCAACGCCAGCACGATGGGGATCGGCGCACCACTGGTCTCGACGGCTGAGGACACCGCCTCGGTGGGCCTGAGCATCGTGGCGATCTTCTTCCCGATCATCGTCTTCGTCCTGCTGATCCTGATGCTGTGGGGCGGGATCGTCCTGTGGCGCAAGGCCCGGCAACGCACCCGCGAGCGGGAAGCAGCCGTCACCGCCTACTACGGCTGA
- a CDS encoding fumarate reductase/succinate dehydrogenase flavoprotein subunit — translation MTLIEGLYTEGAPIADTAAPDGPIAEKWTKHQFDNQLVNPANRRKLDVIIVGTGLAGASAGATLGEAGYNVKSFCYQDSPRRAHSIAAQGGINAAKNYKGDGDSIYRLFYDTVKGGDYRSRETNVYRLAEVSADIIDQCVAQGVPFAREYGGLLDNRSFGGVQVSRTFYARGQTGQQLLIGAYQALERQIGAGTVKMYARHEMLELIVVDGKARGIIARDMVTGEIETHLADAVVLASGGYGNVYFLSTNAMGCNVTANWRAHRKGAYFANPCYTQIHPTCIPVSGDHQSKLTLMSESLRNDGRIWVPKRREDCEKDPREIPEEDRDYYLERIYPAFGNLVPRDIASRQAKNMCDEGRGVGPKVGDFRRGVYLDFKDAIGRLGEDAVRAKYGNLFDMYKQITGEDPYQVPMRIYPAVHYTMGGLWVDYDLQATIPGLFVTGEANFSDHGANRLGASALMQGLADGYFVLPNTIRNYLADGPYEPIDVTHPAVVEAQDAVESRVTELLGINGERSVDSFHKELGHIMWEYCGMERSEEGLRKAIDLIRSLREEFWRNVRVLGAADTLNQSLEKAGRVADFLELGELMCIDALHRRESCGGHFRAESQTEDGEALRHDDEFLYVGAWEWGGDDGNPILHKETLEYEFIELKQRSYK, via the coding sequence ATGACCCTGATCGAGGGCCTTTACACCGAGGGCGCGCCGATTGCCGACACGGCAGCACCCGACGGACCGATCGCCGAGAAGTGGACCAAGCACCAGTTCGACAACCAGCTGGTCAACCCGGCCAACCGCCGCAAGCTCGACGTGATCATCGTGGGCACGGGGCTGGCCGGCGCGTCCGCCGGGGCCACGCTCGGTGAGGCCGGCTACAACGTCAAGTCCTTCTGCTATCAGGACAGCCCCCGTCGCGCGCACTCGATTGCCGCCCAGGGTGGCATCAATGCGGCCAAGAACTACAAGGGTGACGGCGACTCGATCTACCGGCTCTTCTACGACACCGTCAAGGGCGGCGACTACCGCTCCCGCGAGACCAACGTCTACCGGCTGGCCGAGGTCAGCGCGGACATCATCGACCAGTGCGTCGCCCAGGGGGTGCCCTTCGCGCGGGAGTACGGCGGCCTGTTGGACAACCGTTCCTTCGGTGGCGTGCAGGTCTCCCGCACCTTCTACGCCCGCGGGCAGACCGGTCAGCAGCTGTTGATCGGCGCCTATCAGGCACTGGAGCGCCAGATCGGCGCCGGCACCGTGAAGATGTATGCCCGGCACGAGATGCTGGAGCTCATCGTCGTGGACGGCAAGGCCCGCGGCATCATCGCCCGCGACATGGTCACCGGGGAGATCGAGACCCACCTGGCCGACGCCGTCGTCCTGGCCTCCGGTGGCTACGGCAACGTCTACTTCCTCTCGACCAACGCCATGGGCTGCAATGTCACCGCCAACTGGCGGGCGCACCGCAAGGGCGCCTACTTCGCCAACCCGTGCTACACGCAGATCCACCCGACCTGCATCCCGGTCTCCGGCGACCACCAGTCCAAGCTGACCCTGATGTCGGAGTCCCTGCGCAATGACGGCCGCATCTGGGTGCCCAAGCGACGTGAGGACTGCGAGAAGGACCCGCGCGAGATTCCCGAGGAGGACCGCGACTACTACCTGGAGCGGATCTACCCGGCCTTCGGCAACCTGGTGCCCCGGGACATCGCTTCCCGTCAGGCCAAGAACATGTGCGACGAGGGCCGCGGCGTGGGCCCCAAGGTCGGTGACTTCCGGCGCGGTGTCTACCTCGACTTCAAGGACGCCATCGGGCGTCTCGGCGAGGACGCGGTGCGGGCCAAGTACGGCAACCTCTTCGACATGTACAAGCAGATCACCGGTGAGGACCCCTATCAGGTGCCGATGCGCATCTACCCGGCGGTCCACTACACGATGGGCGGGCTCTGGGTCGACTACGACCTGCAGGCCACCATCCCGGGCCTGTTCGTCACGGGCGAGGCCAACTTCTCCGACCACGGCGCCAACCGTCTCGGTGCCTCCGCGCTGATGCAGGGCCTGGCAGACGGCTACTTCGTCCTGCCCAACACGATCCGCAACTATCTCGCGGACGGCCCCTACGAGCCGATCGACGTCACCCACCCCGCCGTCGTCGAGGCCCAGGACGCGGTCGAGTCCCGCGTCACCGAGCTGCTCGGCATCAACGGTGAGCGCTCGGTCGACTCCTTCCACAAGGAGCTCGGGCACATCATGTGGGAGTACTGCGGCATGGAGCGCTCCGAGGAGGGTCTGCGCAAGGCCATCGACCTGATCCGGTCGCTGCGCGAGGAGTTCTGGCGCAACGTGCGGGTCCTGGGCGCGGCAGACACGCTCAACCAGTCGCTGGAGAAAGCCGGCCGGGTGGCCGACTTCCTCGAGCTGGGCGAGCTGATGTGCATCGACGCGCTGCACCGTCGCGAGTCCTGCGGCGGACACTTCCGTGCCGAGAGCCAGACCGAGGACGGCGAGGCACTGCGCCACGATGACGAGTTCCTCTATGTCGGCGCCTGGGAGTGGGGCGGCGACGACGGCAACCCGATCCTGCACAAGGAAACCCTCGAGTACGAGTTCATCGAGCTGAAGCAACGGAGTTACAAGTGA
- a CDS encoding 4-(cytidine 5'-diphospho)-2-C-methyl-D-erythritol kinase, which yields MSQAVESRGVSVRVPGKINLELVVGPLRDDGYHELATVFHAVGIYDHITVTPADRWSVQVTGPTAAGVPTGPGNLALKAAKALARRYGIEGAVALSIEKNIPVSGGMAGGSADAAGALVACESLWGLQLSRDELEPLAATLGSDVPFLLHGGTAVGSGRGERLAPVLSRGELQWVLWVSNDSGLSTPAVYAECDRLREAAGEQVVEPTPSGDLIGALRTMDTEAVGATLRNDLQGAACSLYPVLDEVLEAGLTLGAHGAVVSGSGPTVAFLVSTQAAAIDLSVGLAARGPAGDIRRTTGPVAGAQVVQHVGPTGPQNFTG from the coding sequence ATGAGTCAGGCGGTCGAGTCCCGGGGCGTCAGCGTCCGCGTGCCCGGGAAGATCAATCTGGAGCTGGTGGTCGGCCCGCTCCGGGATGACGGATATCACGAGCTGGCCACGGTGTTTCACGCCGTCGGCATCTATGACCACATCACGGTGACTCCTGCCGATCGCTGGTCGGTCCAGGTCACCGGGCCCACGGCTGCCGGTGTCCCGACCGGTCCGGGCAACCTGGCGCTCAAGGCCGCCAAGGCGCTGGCCAGGCGTTATGGCATCGAGGGGGCCGTGGCGCTGAGCATCGAGAAGAACATCCCGGTGTCCGGCGGCATGGCCGGGGGATCGGCCGATGCCGCAGGGGCGCTGGTCGCCTGTGAGTCCCTCTGGGGTCTGCAGCTCTCCCGAGACGAGCTGGAGCCGCTCGCCGCCACACTCGGCTCCGACGTGCCCTTCCTGCTCCACGGTGGGACCGCCGTCGGGTCCGGACGCGGTGAGCGACTTGCCCCGGTGTTGTCCCGCGGCGAGCTGCAGTGGGTGCTGTGGGTCAGCAACGACTCCGGGTTGTCCACTCCCGCGGTGTATGCCGAGTGCGACCGGTTGCGCGAGGCCGCCGGCGAGCAGGTGGTCGAGCCGACCCCATCCGGGGACCTGATCGGCGCCCTGCGCACCATGGACACCGAGGCTGTCGGCGCCACGCTGCGCAACGACCTGCAGGGGGCCGCCTGCTCGCTCTATCCGGTCCTCGACGAGGTCCTGGAGGCCGGCCTGACCCTGGGCGCCCACGGGGCGGTCGTCTCCGGGTCCGGCCCCACGGTGGCCTTCCTGGTCAGCACCCAGGCCGCCGCGATCGACCTGTCCGTCGGACTCGCAGCCCGCGGGCCGGCCGGGGACATCCGTCGCACGACCGGCCCGGTTGCCGGCGCCCAGGTGGTGCAGCACGTCGGGCCCACCGGCCCACAGAACTTCACCGGCTGA
- the metG gene encoding methionine--tRNA ligase, with product MSHVLSSVAWPYANGPRHIGHVAGFGVPSDVFSRYMRMAGHDVLMVSGSDEHGTPILVQADKAGMSPQEFIDVNHRLIAEDLVALGVSYDLYTRTTTANHDQVVQQMFLACHANGYMVEQSQRVAISPSTGRTLPDRFIEGTCPICGYGEARGDQCDNCGNQLDPTDLIDPRSKINGEAPEFTETQHFFLDLPALAEALGEWLDGREASGLWRPNVIRFSKNILEEIRPRAMTRDIDWGITVPLDGWREHPTKKLYVWFDAVIGYLSASVEWARRTGDPQAWRKWWNVSADGSAPLAYYFMGKDNITFHSQIWPAEMLAHNGQGSRGGEVGPYGELTLPTEVVSSEFLTMEGRQFSTSRSVVIYVRDVLERYQPDALRYFLSAAAPETADSDFSWPEFVKRTNNELVAGWGNLVNRTASMIAKNFGEIPAAGQFEDVDQALLQQVADGFDTVGALIGAHRQKAGLAEAMRLVGEANAYVSTTEPFKLKGEDQRERLGTVLHVLAQVVVDLNTILSPYLPHSSSAVHQAFGGEGVFQPMPKIQEVADLDDAARPDYPVITGNYTTGPRWEHRPVHVGAPVAKPTPIFTKLDPGTAGEERRRLGLPEE from the coding sequence ATGAGCCATGTCCTGTCCTCCGTCGCCTGGCCGTATGCCAACGGCCCACGCCACATCGGTCACGTCGCCGGTTTCGGCGTTCCCTCCGACGTCTTCAGCAGGTACATGCGGATGGCCGGTCACGACGTGCTGATGGTGTCCGGCTCCGACGAGCACGGCACACCGATCCTGGTGCAGGCGGACAAGGCAGGGATGAGCCCGCAGGAGTTCATCGACGTCAACCACCGGCTCATCGCTGAGGACCTCGTGGCCCTCGGTGTGTCCTACGACCTCTACACCCGCACGACCACTGCCAACCACGACCAGGTCGTGCAGCAGATGTTCCTGGCCTGCCACGCCAACGGCTACATGGTGGAGCAGTCGCAGCGGGTCGCGATCAGCCCGTCGACCGGACGCACCCTGCCGGACCGGTTCATCGAGGGCACCTGCCCGATCTGCGGCTACGGCGAGGCCCGGGGCGATCAGTGTGACAACTGTGGCAACCAGCTTGACCCGACAGACCTCATTGATCCGCGCTCCAAGATCAACGGCGAGGCGCCGGAGTTCACCGAGACCCAGCACTTCTTCCTGGACCTGCCCGCGCTCGCGGAAGCGCTGGGGGAGTGGCTGGACGGACGCGAGGCCAGCGGCCTGTGGCGACCCAACGTCATCCGGTTCTCCAAGAACATCCTGGAGGAGATCCGCCCGCGCGCCATGACGCGGGACATCGACTGGGGCATCACCGTCCCGCTCGACGGCTGGCGGGAGCACCCGACCAAGAAGTTGTATGTCTGGTTCGACGCGGTGATCGGCTACCTGTCTGCATCCGTGGAGTGGGCTCGCCGCACCGGGGACCCGCAGGCCTGGCGCAAGTGGTGGAACGTGAGCGCGGACGGCTCCGCCCCGCTGGCCTACTACTTCATGGGCAAGGACAACATCACCTTCCACTCCCAGATCTGGCCCGCAGAGATGCTCGCCCACAACGGTCAGGGCTCCCGCGGTGGCGAGGTGGGTCCCTACGGCGAGCTGACGCTGCCCACGGAGGTGGTCTCCAGCGAGTTCCTCACGATGGAGGGACGGCAGTTCTCGACCTCGCGCAGCGTGGTGATCTATGTCCGCGACGTCCTGGAGCGTTATCAGCCGGACGCCTTGCGCTACTTCCTGTCCGCCGCTGCCCCGGAGACCGCCGACTCCGACTTCTCCTGGCCGGAGTTCGTCAAGCGCACCAACAACGAGTTGGTGGCCGGCTGGGGCAACCTGGTGAACCGCACGGCCTCGATGATCGCCAAGAACTTCGGCGAGATCCCGGCCGCCGGGCAGTTCGAGGACGTCGACCAGGCTCTGCTGCAGCAGGTCGCTGACGGCTTCGACACCGTCGGGGCCCTCATCGGTGCCCACCGGCAGAAGGCCGGGCTGGCCGAGGCGATGCGCCTGGTCGGCGAGGCCAACGCCTATGTCTCGACCACCGAGCCGTTCAAGCTCAAGGGTGAGGACCAGCGCGAGCGCCTCGGCACCGTCCTGCACGTCCTCGCGCAGGTCGTGGTGGACCTCAACACGATCCTGTCCCCCTATCTGCCGCACTCCTCGAGCGCCGTGCACCAGGCCTTTGGGGGCGAGGGCGTCTTCCAGCCGATGCCAAAGATCCAGGAGGTCGCCGACCTGGACGATGCCGCACGGCCTGACTACCCGGTCATCACCGGTAACTACACCACGGGTCCGCGCTGGGAGCACCGACCCGTGCACGTGGGCGCCCCCGTGGCCAAGCCCACGCCGATCTTCACCAAGCTCGACCCGGGCACCGCTGGTGAGGAGCGGCGCCGCCTCGGGCTGCCCGAGGAATGA
- the rsmI gene encoding 16S rRNA (cytidine(1402)-2'-O)-methyltransferase, translating into MSQDQSRDNRAALVLAATPIGDSRDASPRLRDELADADVIAAEDTRRFRRLTERLGVTIGGDVVSYHEHNEASRTPDLVARIAAGERVLLVTDAGMPSVSDPGYRLVGACVAADLPVTCVPGPSAVLMALAVSGLPVDRFCFEGFLPRRTGERERALAPLATEQRTMVFFEAPHRLAATLTSMATVLGQDRPAAVCRELTKTYEEVRRAGLAELASWAADGVRGEITIVVAGADLGAGPALGVEDVMPQILARVAAGERLKDVCRDVAGATGLSTKTLYDAAVTARR; encoded by the coding sequence GTGAGCCAGGATCAATCGCGCGATAACCGGGCGGCTCTCGTCCTCGCGGCCACCCCCATCGGGGACTCTCGCGACGCCTCACCACGACTCCGGGATGAGCTGGCCGATGCTGACGTCATCGCCGCCGAGGACACCCGGCGGTTCCGGCGCCTGACTGAACGGTTGGGTGTGACCATCGGCGGTGACGTGGTGAGCTATCACGAGCACAACGAGGCGTCACGGACTCCGGACCTGGTCGCGCGGATCGCCGCCGGTGAACGGGTCCTGCTGGTCACCGATGCCGGGATGCCGTCGGTCTCCGATCCGGGATATCGGCTGGTGGGCGCCTGCGTGGCGGCTGACCTGCCCGTCACCTGCGTCCCCGGCCCCTCCGCCGTCCTGATGGCGCTGGCGGTCAGCGGCCTGCCGGTCGACCGGTTCTGCTTCGAGGGCTTCCTGCCGCGCAGGACCGGGGAGCGGGAGCGTGCCCTGGCCCCCTTGGCCACCGAGCAGCGCACGATGGTCTTCTTCGAGGCACCGCACCGCTTGGCAGCGACGCTCACCTCGATGGCGACAGTTCTCGGTCAGGACCGTCCGGCAGCCGTATGCCGGGAGCTCACCAAGACCTACGAGGAAGTCCGTCGCGCGGGGCTGGCCGAGCTGGCCTCCTGGGCCGCCGACGGCGTCAGAGGTGAGATCACCATCGTCGTGGCGGGAGCCGACCTGGGCGCCGGGCCAGCGCTGGGGGTCGAGGACGTGATGCCGCAGATCCTGGCGCGGGTGGCCGCGGGCGAACGCCTCAAGGACGTGTGCCGCGACGTCGCGGGGGCGACCGGGCTGTCGACCAAGACGCTCTATGACGCTGCGGTCACCGCGCGGCGTTGA